The following is a genomic window from Flavobacteriales bacterium.
ATCACTCCGTCCGTTCCCGCCGTGGCCCCCGGTCCAGGCTGTTCAGGAAGCTCTCCACCACCGAGAGCAGCAGGCTGAAGCCCAGGGCCCACCAGAAGCTCCGCACCACGAAGCCCGGCACCAGCTCGGCGGCGATCAGCACCACCGCTGCATTGATCACCAGCAGGAAGAGCCCGAGCGTGACCACTGTGACGGGCAGCGTGAAGAGGATGAGCAGCGGACGCAGAAAGGCGTTCAGCAGG
Proteins encoded in this region:
- a CDS encoding phage holin family protein; this encodes MNALIRLIITTIAVLICDLLLDGVTLGDLGETHGVLTALLTAAVLGLLNAFLRPLLILFTLPVTVVTLGLFLLVINAAVVLIAAELVPGFVVRSFWWALGFSLLLSVVESFLNSLDRGPRRERTE